A single Mucilaginibacter inviolabilis DNA region contains:
- a CDS encoding TonB-dependent receptor — translation MKLSFFLCLVSILQVSAATSFAQKISLDKNNASLAETLQEIHLQSGFSVFYNAKLLKKAVPVNVHLQNADLSDVLKQCFQDQPFSYVVNNNTIVVTPKPVAAKPVQVITVTGQVKDEKGLPLPGVTIKIKGANTGAQTGLDGNYKIEVNDNNAVLVFSFVGFISQEIGVGNQTRIDVVLREQTSALNEIVVVGYGTQKKVNLTGAVSTVSGTDLNKRPVVNPASMLEGLAPGVAVNTSSGEPGNESVSIRIRGNGTFSGAGSDPLILIDGVPGNFSDLNPTDIDNVSVLKDAASASIYGSRAANGVVLITTKQGKAGQMSVTYDGNVGFASPTKMFKLVTNSAQYMELFNQARINSGTTDPNSLYPQDQIDLYRNSTDRLHYPNTDWLSLIFRTAPTQNHNLTFNGGNDKTTYNVSLGYVDQNGIERGFDYKRYSARINLTSKINDHIKFGTNVLLKSGTRDAVAGSPSSPSQGDGSSMDLFLSAMSQAPTYGPYLTDGSGHYTYKAYDFEYNNKNPIAELDQNFTRVTTDYAVNAQGWFEVQFNKDFSWYTKGAVNFNMDKYKDFKATLDEYNFKTNQLETTLDLGKGLTDQDEQTVYTNLYSYLNYAHNFHGHNIKAQFGYSIEQSKYQYLQGYRKNFPDLDLQELNAGGSDIQNAYGTSNQWALMSYFGRVDYDYKGRYLLEGNIRDDGSSKFSGKNKWGIFPSFSGGWRATEEPFVKAMNLTWLDNFKLRGSWGQLGNQNVGNYPYQALLNLTGNYSFDNSTLTTGVAQQNLNNPAIKWETTTMTDIGLDVTIFKNFNLTADWYNKTTSDILRQAQVTAVVGLGAPTINDGVVNNRGVELGLSYNNIIRDGALSGFAYTLGANVDHNRNKLVKFGQPEIGGYTINENGQPWNSFYMLQVVGIFQSAAEVANSPKQFSDSTLPGDLKYKDVNGDGKIDQNDRTLVSGVYPKLNYSFNLGASFKGFDLSAMMQGVYGVKSYVSGWGTIPFVQGASPTTDWLNAWTPEHPSTTMPRIYFGQSAPDKISRPSTFFLQDASYLRLKNLVLGYTFPAQMTKKVGINRLRIYFAGDNLLTITKFKGLDPERYGSGDLVQYPQNKIYSFGVNVSF, via the coding sequence ATGAAATTGTCGTTTTTTTTGTGCCTGGTTTCTATACTGCAAGTGAGCGCTGCAACGTCATTTGCACAAAAGATCAGCCTTGATAAAAATAACGCTTCTCTTGCCGAAACCCTGCAGGAAATTCACCTGCAAAGCGGGTTCAGCGTGTTTTATAATGCCAAGCTGCTCAAAAAAGCGGTGCCTGTAAATGTGCACCTGCAAAATGCCGACTTGAGCGACGTGTTAAAGCAATGCTTCCAGGATCAGCCATTTAGTTACGTGGTGAATAACAATACTATTGTGGTTACCCCAAAACCAGTAGCTGCAAAACCAGTGCAGGTTATTACTGTAACCGGTCAGGTTAAGGACGAAAAAGGTTTGCCCTTACCTGGTGTTACCATAAAAATAAAAGGGGCAAATACGGGAGCGCAAACCGGATTGGATGGTAATTATAAGATCGAGGTAAATGATAATAATGCTGTTCTGGTATTCAGTTTTGTTGGTTTTATTTCGCAGGAGATAGGGGTGGGTAACCAAACCCGTATCGATGTGGTATTAAGGGAGCAAACATCAGCCCTTAATGAAATTGTGGTGGTAGGTTATGGTACGCAGAAAAAGGTAAACCTTACAGGGGCTGTGTCAACAGTAAGCGGTACTGACCTTAACAAACGCCCGGTGGTAAATCCTGCATCCATGCTGGAAGGCCTGGCACCCGGTGTAGCGGTAAATACCAGCTCCGGTGAACCAGGTAATGAAAGCGTATCTATCCGTATCCGCGGTAACGGTACTTTTAGCGGTGCAGGTTCAGATCCGTTGATATTGATCGATGGTGTTCCCGGAAATTTCAGTGATCTTAATCCAACCGACATAGACAACGTTTCTGTACTGAAAGATGCGGCTTCTGCATCTATATATGGTTCAAGAGCGGCTAATGGAGTGGTATTGATAACCACCAAGCAAGGTAAAGCCGGGCAAATGTCGGTTACCTATGATGGTAATGTTGGATTTGCCAGTCCTACCAAAATGTTTAAACTGGTAACCAATTCTGCCCAATATATGGAACTGTTTAACCAGGCCCGTATCAACAGTGGCACCACTGACCCTAACTCGCTTTATCCGCAGGATCAGATCGATTTGTATCGTAACAGTACCGACAGGCTGCATTACCCTAATACGGATTGGCTGAGCCTGATATTCAGAACCGCTCCTACACAAAATCATAATTTAACTTTTAATGGAGGTAATGATAAAACCACCTATAATGTATCCTTAGGTTATGTTGACCAGAACGGTATTGAAAGAGGTTTTGATTATAAGCGATACAGCGCCCGTATCAATTTAACCTCCAAGATTAATGATCACATTAAATTCGGCACCAATGTATTATTAAAATCGGGTACAAGAGATGCCGTGGCGGGTAGTCCTTCATCACCTAGCCAGGGAGACGGTTCATCCATGGACCTTTTTCTTTCGGCCATGTCGCAGGCGCCTACTTATGGTCCTTACCTGACTGATGGCAGCGGGCATTATACCTACAAAGCTTATGACTTTGAATATAACAATAAGAACCCGATAGCCGAATTGGATCAAAACTTTACCAGGGTTACTACTGACTACGCTGTAAATGCACAAGGATGGTTTGAGGTTCAGTTCAATAAGGATTTCTCCTGGTATACCAAAGGTGCGGTGAACTTTAACATGGATAAATACAAGGATTTTAAAGCTACCCTGGATGAATACAACTTCAAGACCAATCAGCTGGAAACCACGCTGGATCTGGGCAAAGGCTTAACCGATCAGGACGAACAAACCGTTTATACCAACTTATATAGTTACTTAAATTACGCACATAACTTTCATGGGCATAATATTAAGGCGCAATTTGGCTATAGCATTGAGCAAAGTAAATATCAATATTTACAAGGCTACCGGAAAAACTTTCCTGATCTGGATTTGCAGGAGTTGAACGCCGGAGGTTCTGATATACAAAATGCTTATGGTACGTCTAATCAATGGGCTTTAATGTCATACTTCGGTCGTGTGGATTATGATTACAAAGGCCGGTATCTGTTAGAAGGAAACATCCGTGATGACGGAAGCTCCAAATTTTCGGGTAAGAACAAGTGGGGTATATTTCCATCGTTTTCAGGAGGTTGGCGGGCCACAGAAGAGCCTTTTGTAAAAGCGATGAACTTGACGTGGTTGGATAACTTTAAGCTCCGCGGATCGTGGGGGCAATTAGGCAACCAAAATGTAGGTAACTATCCTTATCAGGCCTTGCTAAACCTTACCGGGAATTACTCTTTTGATAATTCTACCCTTACAACTGGTGTAGCGCAGCAAAACCTCAACAACCCTGCTATTAAATGGGAAACTACCACCATGACCGACATTGGGTTAGACGTTACTATTTTTAAAAACTTTAATTTAACAGCCGATTGGTATAATAAAACCACATCTGATATTTTACGGCAGGCTCAGGTTACCGCCGTAGTGGGTTTGGGTGCTCCTACCATTAATGACGGGGTTGTAAATAACAGGGGCGTTGAATTGGGCCTTTCATATAATAACATTATACGTGATGGAGCTTTAAGCGGCTTTGCTTACACTTTGGGCGCCAACGTTGACCATAACCGGAATAAGCTGGTGAAATTTGGCCAGCCGGAAATTGGTGGTTATACCATTAATGAAAACGGCCAACCCTGGAACTCTTTTTATATGTTGCAGGTAGTCGGCATATTTCAGTCGGCTGCTGAGGTAGCTAATTCACCCAAACAGTTTTCTGATTCGACCCTGCCGGGCGATCTGAAATATAAAGATGTTAATGGCGATGGTAAAATTGATCAGAATGACCGTACGCTTGTTAGCGGCGTTTATCCTAAACTAAATTATTCATTTAATCTTGGAGCAAGTTTCAAAGGCTTTGATCTGTCGGCTATGATGCAGGGCGTTTACGGGGTTAAATCATATGTGTCTGGCTGGGGAACTATTCCGTTTGTACAGGGAGCTTCGCCAACTACAGATTGGTTAAATGCATGGACTCCGGAACATCCGTCAACCACTATGCCGCGCATCTACTTCGGGCAGAGCGCACCTGATAAGATTAGCCGTCCATCTACTTTCTTCCTGCAGGATGCATCATATTTAAGGCTTAAAAACCTGGTATTGGGATATACGTTTCCTGCACAGATGACTAAAAAAGTGGGTATTAACAGACTGCGGATTTACTTTGCCGGCGATAATTTATTAACCATAACCAAGTTCAAAGGTCTTGATCCGGAACGTTATGGCAGCGGCGATCTGGTGCAGTATCCGCAAAATAAAATATACTCTTTTGGTGTAAATGTTTCTTTTTAA